A region from the Dehalococcoidales bacterium genome encodes:
- a CDS encoding 2-hydroxyacyl-CoA dehydratase family protein, translating into MAEHKNLLTLMDFIFTEQMDSLPAEYEWGLAVQAKYWGRIAEAWRKGEPINWNSFAGTPEIFLAMDIPSIMQEALSVAVCSLPDKSNERYIDIAQENLVADHVCSTQKIMIGAAISGDLPPPTTIVHPAQPCDSTVVTYPIISEYLGVPHFSLDIPTWKDERAIQYVADEIERMVAFLEEHTGKKLEYERLRTVMEYSNAAHDYNLKMNELTKMVPCPIRQLMGAVLMSAAGTPECVEFYKSLYERAKSRVEQGRGPLPQEKVRLAWFSTWLAHDLELLRWLEDEFGAIVVNTLLGTDTTPLAEDISSTRKIMEALARKLLNAPMARECWGTLEHWFDYAIPACRDWKVDAAILTLHIGCKNMWAVSKLLKDKLADEVGIPTMVVEADFCDGRVFSSDGVRAQLSDFFNTMLV; encoded by the coding sequence ATGGCAGAGCACAAAAATCTACTAACGCTCATGGATTTCATTTTTACCGAGCAGATGGACAGTCTACCGGCTGAGTATGAATGGGGGCTCGCTGTACAAGCTAAATACTGGGGCAGGATAGCCGAAGCCTGGAGAAAGGGCGAACCCATCAACTGGAACTCTTTCGCCGGTACTCCTGAGATCTTTCTTGCCATGGACATTCCTTCAATTATGCAAGAGGCACTCTCGGTCGCGGTCTGCTCATTACCCGATAAGTCCAACGAGAGGTATATCGACATAGCACAGGAGAACCTTGTGGCTGACCATGTATGCTCCACGCAGAAGATAATGATCGGTGCAGCTATATCCGGGGACCTCCCACCACCAACGACAATAGTCCATCCCGCCCAGCCCTGCGATTCAACTGTGGTAACCTACCCTATTATCAGCGAGTATCTGGGAGTGCCCCATTTCTCTTTAGATATACCTACCTGGAAGGACGAGCGAGCAATCCAGTACGTTGCCGACGAGATAGAAAGGATGGTAGCCTTCCTGGAAGAACACACCGGGAAGAAGCTGGAATATGAGAGACTCAGGACGGTGATGGAGTACTCTAACGCTGCGCACGACTACAATCTTAAGATGAATGAGCTGACCAAGATGGTGCCCTGTCCCATCCGCCAGCTAATGGGAGCGGTGTTGATGTCAGCGGCGGGAACTCCAGAGTGTGTGGAGTTCTATAAGAGTCTCTATGAGAGGGCAAAATCCAGGGTTGAACAGGGGAGGGGACCTCTGCCCCAGGAGAAGGTCAGGCTGGCATGGTTCTCTACGTGGCTGGCCCATGACCTGGAGTTGCTGAGGTGGCTGGAGGATGAGTTTGGGGCTATCGTGGTGAACACGTTGCTGGGTACCGACACCACGCCGCTGGCGGAGGACATCTCGAGCACCAGAAAGATAATGGAGGCCCTGGCCAGAAAGCTTCTGAACGCACCCATGGCCAGGGAATGCTGGGGAACGCTGGAGCACTGGTTCGACTATGCAATTCCGGCATGCCGGGACTGGAAGGTGGACGCAGCTATCCTGACGCTGCACATTGGCTGCAAGAATATGTGGGCAGTGAGCAAGCTGCTTAAGGACAAGCTGGCCGATGAGGTGGGAATCCCTACCATGGTCGTAGAAGCAGACTTCTGTGATGGGAGGGTCTTTTCATCTGATGGTGTCAGAGCCCAACTCAGTGATTTCTTTAACACCATGCTGGTATAA